In Rhodothermales bacterium, the DNA window GTCGCGGCGCAGGACCCCGCCGCCCTCCCGTTCCGCGTCGAACTCGTCGAGCGCAGCTTCGCCGCCATGCCGGGCCTCCACTCGTTCGCATGGGCCGAGCACGACGGGAAGTGGCTCTTCGTCGCGGGCCGCGTGGACGGGCTCCACGGCATCGTCGAGTTCGCCTTCCCCGCAGACGAGGCGAACGACGCCGTGTGGGTCGTGGACCGCGCGACGGAGCAGGTGTGGTCCCGCTCGCTCGACGAGCTCGGCGACGCGGTCGCGGACCCGCTCCGGGCGACGAACCCGCAGTACCACCAGGACGGCGAGACGCTGTACGTGATCGGCGGCTACGGCACCGACTCCGCGACGGGCCAGATGGTCACGTTCCCGACGCTCACCGCCCTCGACGTGCCGGGCCTGATCGAGGCCGTGACGACGGGCGACGCGCTCGCTCCCCACCTCCGGCAGACGACCGACGAGCGCCTTGCCGTCACCGGCGGCGAGCTGCGCACCTTCAACGGCGAGTACGTCCTCTTCGGCGGCCAGCGTTTCGACGGCACGTATTCCGCCGGCGGCAGCGGCTTCACACAGGCCTACACCGAGCGTATCGCGCTGTTCTCCATCGAAGACAGCGAAGCGCTCGTCATCTCCGACCCGCTCTACCTCGACTACGACCCGGACGTGCTGCACCGCCGCGATATGACCGTCGCTCCGACGTATCTCCGCGTGGGCAACCTCGAAGGCGAGACCTTTATCACCGAATGGCTCGGGCTCTACGGCGGCGTCTTCCGACCCGACGCCAACCTGCCGTACCGCACGCAGATCTACTTCGGCGCCACAGACATCTACGAGTACTTCGAGAGCGGCTACGAGCAGCAGTTCGCGCACTACACCTGCCCCGCGCTCCCGCTCTGGGACGCCGCGACGGAGACGATGCACACGACGTTCTTCGGCGGGATGGCGCAGTTCGTCTACGACGAGGAGACCGAGACCGTCGAGCAGGACTACCTCGTCCCCTTCACCGACGACATCGTGACGCTGACGAACGACCTCGACGAGGACAGCCCGGCCACGTACGAGACAGTGATGCCGGAGCCGATGCCGGGCCTGCTCGGGACGAACGCGGTGCTGGTCCCCGCGCCCGGCGTGCCGCGCTCGGCCCACGGCGTCGTCCAGCTCGGCGACCTCACGGCGCGCACGCTCGTCGGCTGGATCGTCGGCGGCATCGAGTCCTCGTCGGCAAACCCGGGCTGGATGAGCATGGTCGCCACGGAGACGAACGCGAGCAGCCGCCTCTTCGAGGTGTGGGTCACGCCGCAGGGCCTCACCGCCTCGGAGCCGGGCGCGGCCCCGCTCGCCGTCGCGCTCGAAGCGCCGTACCCGAACCCGTTCCGCACCGAAGCTACGGTCGCGTTCGTGCTCGACCGGGACGCAACGGTGACGGTCGAGGTGTTCGACGCACTCGGCCGTCGCGTGGCTCGGCTCCACGACGGCCCACTCGCCGCGCGCCGCCACGCCTTCGCGTTCCGCCCCGGCGACCTCCCCTCCGGCGTCTACTACGCCCGCGTCCACGGCGACGGCGTCAGCGAAACCCGGCCGCTCGTGCACGTGCGCTGAGGCTGAGGCGCCTCAGCCCGTCCGCTGGAGCACGACGAGCGTCAGGTCGTCGTCGAGCGTGCCGCCGCCGGTGAAGGCCTCGACATCCGTGCGGATCGCACCGAGGATGGAGCGGGCCGGGGCCGTGCGGTGGTCCGAGATCGTGGCGAGCAGGCGGTCCTCGCCGTACTCGTCGTCGGGGTCGAGCGCGCTCCACGCTTCGGTCACGCCGTCGGTGAAGAGGACGAGCGTGTCGCCGGGCTCGAGCGCCGCCGCGCCCTCCTCGTAGGCCATCCCCGCGAGCACGCCGAGGAGGACACCGCCCGTCTCCAGCCGCTCCACCGAACCGTCGGCGCGGACGAGAAAGGGGTAGTTGTGGCCGGCGTTGACGAAGCGCACGCCGCCGTCGCGCCGGTCGTAGATCCCCCAGAAGAACGTGATGAACGTCGTCATCCCCGTGTTGCGGTGGATCACCTCGTTGACGCGGGCGGTGGCTTCGGCGAGCGTCACCGTCTCGGCGGCGAGGCTACCGCGGAGGACGTGGAGGCACGCCTGCAGGTTCGCCATCAGCAGCGAGGCCGGGAGCCCCTTGCCGGACACGTCGGCAACGGCGAAGAGCAGGCGGTCCTCGTCGAGCGGGAGGAGGTCGAAGTAGTCGCCGGCGACGACGCGGCTCGGGAGGGCGAGACCGGCGAGGTCGAGCCCGGCGAAGGGCGGGAGCTCCTGCGGCAGCAGACGCTCCTGGATATCGCGGGCGAGCCGCATCTCCTCCTCCAGCCGCTCCTTCTCGATCCGCGCCGCCACGCCGCGCGCGTTCTCGACCGAGTTGAGCGCGAGCGAGCCGAGCGCCGTCAGGAAGTCGATGTCTTCGAGCTCGAACGGCGCGCCCGTCCGCCGGGGGCCGAGGAGGAGCACGCCGCGCGTCTCCTCCTGCAGCCGGAGCGGGAGAGCGAGAGCGAACCCGCGCTCGGCCAGATCCGCCCATTCGCCCGCGTCCTCATCGAGGAGTTGGAGCCGCTTCAGCGAGCCGAGCCGCGCGCACATCTCGTTGTCGATCGGCTCGGCGTTGCGGGCGGCAACGGACTCCAGCTTTCCGCCTTCCGTGCACAGCAGGAACACGTAGCGGCCGATGAGGAGCTGCCCCATGAGCGCGAACGAGAGGAGCTTGATCGAGTAGTCGGCGTCGAGCGTGCGGTTGAACTCCTGCGAGAGATCGAAGAGGGTGTCGAGCTGCTGGATTTTGTGGCCGAGGTCGCGGTTCGCGTCCTTCAGCTCCTCCACCATCCGCGCGTTGTGGACGGCCGTGGCCGACATGTTGACGAGGGAGTCGACGAAGGCGAGCTCGTCGGTGTCGAAGTCGCCGCCCGTCGCCTTCGGCCCGAGGCCGACGAGGCCGATCATCCGCTCGTGGTACGTGATCGGGAGCAGGAGGACGATGCCGCGCTCGCGCAGGACCGGCGGGACCGCCTCCCCCGTCGCCACGGTCTCCGGCACGGGGCCGAGGTAGAGCAGCGACTCGCGCCGGAGCGCCGAGATGCCCTTGACGGCCTCGACGCGGTGGGCGCCTGCGAGCGGGTCATCGAGGAGGACGACGCCGCGCGTAACGAAGAGCTTGCTCATCGCCGTCAGCAGGAGGTTGCCGAGCACGAAGTCGATCTCGAGCGAGGAGCTGAGCAGGCGGCTCGTTTCGAGCAGCGCGCGGAGGTCGAACTTCTGCGTTTGCGTTTCGGGCATGGGCGGTGCGGAGGGGGCCGGCGCAAGCTACGCCGTGCCGACCGTTACGTGTCGAGGTGCACGACCTCAGCTTGCGTCGTCTTTCCGCCCTCTACGATGAGGCGGACGCACGTCTTCACGGTGTGGAAGCCCTGTTGCCCGGCCGCGCCGGGGTTGAGGTAGAGCATGCCGCCGAGCGCCTTCACGCGTTCGATGCGGAGGATGTGGCTGTGGCCGCAGATGAACACGTCGGGTCGCTCGCGGTCGAGGAGCGGCCCGATCCCCTTCGGCCAGCGCCCCGGCCGGCCGCCGATGTGGGTCATCAGGAAGCGCACGCCCTCGGTCTGGAACCGCTGGAACTCCGGGGCGCGATGCTTGATCGCCTGCCCGTCGATGTTGCCGTAGACGGCGCGGACGGGCGCAATCGCCTCGAGCGCGTCGAGCACCTCGGGCGTCCCCACGTCGCCCGCGTGGAGGATGACGTCCACGTTCGCGAGCACCTCCGGCAGCACCGGGTGGAAGTAGTTGTGCGTGTCCGAGAGGATGCCGAACGTCATGGGGAGCGGGTCGGGAGAGGGCGCCCCGAAGGTACGTGCGGACGGCGCGGTCCCGCGCTCAGCGCAGCGTGAGCCGCAGGCCGAGGCGGAGGTTCTGGAAGCGCGGCCCCCACGTGTCGGACTCGCCCTCGGCATCGACCCACGTCACGAGGGGCACGCTCGCGTACGGCGAGACCTGGTAGCCCGGCCGGTTCAGCTCGAACCCGCCGCGCACCCAGCCGACGCCGCCCCGGTAGCTGCTGCGCTGCTCGGGCGCGGCCTCCCCGGTCGTCTCCTCCCCCTGGTCGCTGTCCTCAAACGGGCGCGAGGCGACGAGGTCGTAGTCCATCGCCTCGCCGAGCAGGGTCAGGAAGAAGTTGCTGCCGGCGGGGTCGAAGTGGAGGTTATGGCCCCACATCACGTGGACCTCGCGACCGATCGCCCGCGTCCGCACGAGCTCGGGGTCCGATGCCGGGATGCCGAGGGTCCCGGGCTCCTCGTCCACCTGCAGCCGCTCGTAGCCGACCTGCGCCTGCCGCAGCCCGATCGCGAAGTCCGACGAGATGAGCGGCGAGAGGTCCGAGGTCGAGACGAACGCGATGTCCGTCTGCCGGAAGCCGAGCCCGCCCTCGCTCGCGGGGTCGACGGCGATGCGGACGGCGTAGTCGGTGCGCTCGTTGTGCCAGTACGGCTTGACGACGATCCAGCTCAGCCGGACCGGTCCCCCGCCGAGTTGGCTCGTGAGCCCGCCGCTGACGTCGAAGATCGCGCTGACGTCGATCCGCGGGGCGAGCGTGTAGTCGAGCCGGAACGAGAGGCCGAGCGGGCCGCGGCGATCGGCCTCCGCGTTCTGCCGAAACGGGCCGGCCGAGCGGTAGTTGACCTCGCCCGAGAGCGCGATCCCGTCGTAGAACGCCCGCCGCGCCGACTCCTCCTGATAGAACGGGTCGAGCACGTCGAAGGGCCGTTGTGCCTCCGCGAGGCCGGGCGCCACGAGGAGCCCGGCGACGCACACGCAGCACCAGCGAAGGGCTCGGCGGATCGGGAAGGCTCTAGCCATGCGGTTGACCGGCGGGTACAAACGTGCTACACCCCTACAATGTAATCGTTTCTCCGGGCGACATCACACGGGCCTTCATCCCCGCTTCGTCCATCTGCCGGGCGAAGTCGTCGGGGTCGCCGGTGAGGACGGGGAACGTGCCGTAGTGGAGGGGCACCGTGAGCTTCGGCTTCAGCATCGCCGTGCAGCGGACGGCCTCAGCCGGCCCCATCGTGAAGTCGTCGCCGATGGGGAGGAGGCAGAGGTCGAGGTCATAGTCCTCGCCGGTCCACGCCATCTCGGCGAAGCGGCACGTGTCGCCCGTGTTGTAGACCGTCTTCCCTTCGATCTGGAGAATGAAGCCGTTCGGGTTGCCGCCATACGTCCCGTCGGGGAAGGACGAGCTGTGGCGGGCGTAGGTCTGGATCACGCGGCCCCACGCGAAGTCGGCCGCGCCGCCGGTGTTCATCGGGTGGACGTTCTCGTGGTCGTGGTTCTGCTGCGCGTAGTTCGTGATCTCGTAGTTGGCGACGAGGAGCGCGCCGGTCCGCTTGAGGATGTCGGGCGCATCGCCCCAGTGATCGCCGTGGGCGTGCGTCATCAGGATCACGTCCGGGTCGAGGTCGCCGGGCGCGACGACACCTTCGGCGTGCGAGTTGCCCGTGATGAAGGGATCGAAGAGGAGCGTCGTCCCGTCGGTCTCGATCTGGAAAGCGGAGTGGCCGAAATACGTGAGCTTCATAGCGCGGAGCGGAGAGATGAGAGAAAGGCGGAGGCCAAAAATATAGGCCCGCCGCGCGCTCGCGACGAGCCCTTTCGCTCGCTCGATCTTCCGCCGCGCGCTACCGCGTCAGCGTCATTTTGTGGGCCGCGCTGCCCTCCGGCGTTTCGAGCCGGACGAAGTAGACCCCGCTCGGCAGCCCGTCCGCCGCGAAGCGGTACTCGTGGCGGCCCGCCGGCATCGTCTCGTCGAGGAGCACGGCGACGCGCGTCCCGGAGATGTCCCACACCGAGAGCCGGACGGGTGCCGGCTTGGCGAGGTCGTACGTGACGACGGTGCTGCCGCGGAACGGGTTCGGCGAGTTGCCGACGATCGCGACG includes these proteins:
- a CDS encoding T9SS type A sorting domain-containing protein, translating into MRACLAALLLLVALPVAAQDPAALPFRVELVERSFAAMPGLHSFAWAEHDGKWLFVAGRVDGLHGIVEFAFPADEANDAVWVVDRATEQVWSRSLDELGDAVADPLRATNPQYHQDGETLYVIGGYGTDSATGQMVTFPTLTALDVPGLIEAVTTGDALAPHLRQTTDERLAVTGGELRTFNGEYVLFGGQRFDGTYSAGGSGFTQAYTERIALFSIEDSEALVISDPLYLDYDPDVLHRRDMTVAPTYLRVGNLEGETFITEWLGLYGGVFRPDANLPYRTQIYFGATDIYEYFESGYEQQFAHYTCPALPLWDAATETMHTTFFGGMAQFVYDEETETVEQDYLVPFTDDIVTLTNDLDEDSPATYETVMPEPMPGLLGTNAVLVPAPGVPRSAHGVVQLGDLTARTLVGWIVGGIESSSANPGWMSMVATETNASSRLFEVWVTPQGLTASEPGAAPLAVALEAPYPNPFRTEATVAFVLDRDATVTVEVFDALGRRVARLHDGPLAARRHAFAFRPGDLPSGVYYARVHGDGVSETRPLVHVR
- a CDS encoding SpoIIE family protein phosphatase, which codes for MPETQTQKFDLRALLETSRLLSSSLEIDFVLGNLLLTAMSKLFVTRGVVLLDDPLAGAHRVEAVKGISALRRESLLYLGPVPETVATGEAVPPVLRERGIVLLLPITYHERMIGLVGLGPKATGGDFDTDELAFVDSLVNMSATAVHNARMVEELKDANRDLGHKIQQLDTLFDLSQEFNRTLDADYSIKLLSFALMGQLLIGRYVFLLCTEGGKLESVAARNAEPIDNEMCARLGSLKRLQLLDEDAGEWADLAERGFALALPLRLQEETRGVLLLGPRRTGAPFELEDIDFLTALGSLALNSVENARGVAARIEKERLEEEMRLARDIQERLLPQELPPFAGLDLAGLALPSRVVAGDYFDLLPLDEDRLLFAVADVSGKGLPASLLMANLQACLHVLRGSLAAETVTLAEATARVNEVIHRNTGMTTFITFFWGIYDRRDGGVRFVNAGHNYPFLVRADGSVERLETGGVLLGVLAGMAYEEGAAALEPGDTLVLFTDGVTEAWSALDPDDEYGEDRLLATISDHRTAPARSILGAIRTDVEAFTGGGTLDDDLTLVVLQRTG
- a CDS encoding metallophosphoesterase family protein; protein product: MTFGILSDTHNYFHPVLPEVLANVDVILHAGDVGTPEVLDALEAIAPVRAVYGNIDGQAIKHRAPEFQRFQTEGVRFLMTHIGGRPGRWPKGIGPLLDRERPDVFICGHSHILRIERVKALGGMLYLNPGAAGQQGFHTVKTCVRLIVEGGKTTQAEVVHLDT
- a CDS encoding metal-dependent hydrolase, whose amino-acid sequence is MKLTYFGHSAFQIETDGTTLLFDPFITGNSHAEGVVAPGDLDPDVILMTHAHGDHWGDAPDILKRTGALLVANYEITNYAQQNHDHENVHPMNTGGAADFAWGRVIQTYARHSSSFPDGTYGGNPNGFILQIEGKTVYNTGDTCRFAEMAWTGEDYDLDLCLLPIGDDFTMGPAEAVRCTAMLKPKLTVPLHYGTFPVLTGDPDDFARQMDEAGMKARVMSPGETITL